The Clostridium sp. DL-VIII DNA window TTTTTCCATCCATACTACTTATGATTTCTACTACTTCAGGACATGCACATGATAACGAAAGTTCTTTCCTGTCTTCAAAGATGCTCTCCAATCTTGGAAACACATGACAAGTTAAAGGTAAACTCTCCTCCCCATTACTTTTCACTATATTACATAATCCCTGTTTATCTAGAAATGGGCACGCTTCTTCAGTTTTCTTATTTACAAAATACTCTTTTTTGCCTTTGCCTTTTTTTGTTTTTACATTATCTAAAATATAATCAAATTTCTCTTTTTTCCATTTATTATATATATCTGCATCTATGCTAACATCCCAGCCTTCGCAACAGGTAAACCTGCATTTATCAGCTATGCACTTAAACTTTTCATAATTTGAGATCTTCAAGGTATTTGTTGCTCTATTCATATAATTTAACTCCAATTTTATTATAATGATTAATATTAACTTTAACATTAATCATTATAATAGAATTTTCTTGCTTTCGTATACTCATCTATGAAATAATCTATAAAATTTTATAAATTACTCGCTGCTTCTTCATTAACAGAACTGCTTTTACTTTTTAAATACAGAAGAATAAAACTTAAAATTAATGCAGCTATAAAAAAAACAGTGAAAAATTTAAAACTAGAATCTATAGAATTAACCAAGTTACCATTTATATTTATAATGTTTAAATTTCCTATTCCTATTATCGCTTTAGAAACTACATCAGCAGGTATAATCATTTCTATTGTTAATATGACTAGTGTCTGACTTAATGCTTTACCAACATTCATTATAGTATAATGCATACCTGATGCTGAACCCGCTTGTTCTTTAGGAACTGCTGACAATACAGTTTTCGCTAACGATGGCCAGGCTAATCCATTTGCTATTGATAATAATATTAATGGTGCGACTATAGCTTTAATTGATAGCTCTCCCCCAAGATTTCCAAGAAAGAATATTCCTATAATAAGAAATACTATTCCAAATGTAAGAGTCTTTAATGATCCTATATGATCTACAAGTTTACCTGCAAATGGGCCCAATATAAGCTGTGGTACAGATAGTGAAATCATTAATAGCCCTGACATCGTAGGACTTAAATGTAATGCACTTTGCAAGTATATGCTCAATAATAAAGGTAATGAAAAATATGCAATGCAATAACATAATGTAATTACAAGTCCAATTGAATAATTTCTGTACAAAAGCAACTTGAAATTAAATAATGGATTTTCTACACGTAATTCTGTAATTATAAATGCAATCCATAATAAAATTGTAACTATATATAATCCTAAAGTTTTATATGATACCCATCCTAATGATTGTCCTTCTGAAAGTACTATCATCGTTAATATTAACCCTAGGCTAAATGTTAGTATGCCTATCCAATCATTTTTTTGATTAATATTAGGTTTAGTCTCTTCCATTACTAAAAATGCTCCAATTATGCAAAGAAATACAAAAGGTACTGTAATAAAAAATATTGATCTCCAACCAAAGCTGCTAATTAAAGCCCCACCCGCTACTGGTCCAATTATTGCTCCAATAACCCATGAAGTAGCATTAATACTCAAGGCTAGTCCAAGCTCACTATTATGAAAAGTCTTAATTATAGTTGGAGTTGCAGTTGCCATGGCTAAGGCTGCTCCACCTCCTTGAATTAACCTATATAAATTTAAAGTCAATCCTGAACTTGCAATTCCACAAAGTATTGTACCAAATGCAAAAATTATAAGTCCTAACATGAAAATACGCTTTGTTCCAACTGTATCTGCCCATTTTCCAGCAGGTAATATTAAAACTGTACTTGCTATAATATAACCTGTAATTATCCATAATCCCGATGTTACAGAGATATTTAATCCCTCCATCATCTTAGGTAATCCTATTATTACTATAGTTGAATCTAAATTTGTAATAAATGAAACTAATGTAACAACAAGTAGAATGCTCCATTTGTGTGATTTAGAATTTGTCATATAATCTCCTTATTTATAAATGGAATAAATTTTCGAGTGTAGATAAACGCTTATATGATTCATCCCATCGAAGCCATTTAATTTTGTTTTCTATATATAGTTTACAAGAGATTATATATCATGTAAAATGATTATATAAGATATAAAGATTCACTTTTAGTGATTTATATATTGGGGTGATAAAATGGAAAGTAGTGAATTAAGAATTTTCAGAGCTGTTGCTCAAGCAGGCAGCATAACAAAGGCTGCGCAGGCTCTGGGATATGTTCAATCTAATGTTACAGCTAGAATTCAACAATTAGAGTCTGATTTAAATACACAACTTTTTTATAGACAGCGAGGTATGATTTTAACTCCTACAGGTGAGAAATTACTAGCTTATGCCGAAAAAATCATTTATTTATTGGATGAAGCTGATAAAGCCTTAAATGATTGTTGCGATCCTTCAGGAAGTTTATCAATTGGTGCTGTTCACACAGTATCTGCAATACGTCTTCCTGAAATCTTATCTCAGTATCATAAAGCTTACCCTAAAGTTGATCTGTCTCTTATAACAAGTCAATCAGATGAACTTATTTATAAAATAAAACACTTCCAGTTAGATGGAGCTTTTGTCAAAGCTCAGTCCTTTAGTGATGAGAATATCGTAAGTGAACTTGTAGTCGAAGAAACCTTAGTTCTAATATCAAGTCCTAAATATGATAATATAGAAGATCTATATTCAAAACCATTTTTGATGAGTACAGCAGGATGTCCTAATAGAACACAGCTTGAAAACTGGCTCAAATCCAAAAGCATTCATAATATTCGATATATGGAATTTAATAATTTAACTTCTATTATTGAAGGCGTTATTGCTGATCTTGGTGCATCCTTTGTACCCAAGTCTACTATTGAATATTATGAAAAGAAAGGACTTCTAAAATCATTCTCAGTACCTGATAAATACAATACTACAAAAACATTTTTTATAAGGCGGAAAGATTCTTTAATGACTAGTTCTCTTTCAAAATTTATCGAAATTATTGAGTTAAATACACCATATAAAAGAATTTAGAGTCTTAGTTAATTAAAACCATTCACAACTAATGATATTATAAGTATAATAAAGAACTCATAAGAATCCATGTTCTGAATTCTTATGAGTTTTGTGTTTTTTTCTATTAATAAATAAACTCATCACCTTTAAAATCATTATATTTAATAATAACATTGTCCATTGCATTTGCCATTAAACAACTTGTCTTTTACTCTTTTTTCATAAGTACTGCTATCCTCAATATCCTCTAACATGTTTATGGCTATCTTTAAATTTTCCACGTCTCTTTTCATATTCTCAATGGAATTTCCTCTTCCAACCACTTTTAAATGTGTAACCCCAGCCTTCTTTAATCTTTTTAAAGAACATAGCCCGCAGCCAGTACTTCCAAGAACATACGAATCTTCTATTTCATTTTCCATATCACATTGATCTTCCACATAAAATTCTTCATTATTATTATTTTCCTGCTCTTGATAATAAACTTCAATCTTCCTCTCAACATCCTTAAAATTATTTGCATATTTACTCACTTTTGATAAATGATATGGCATTTTACACAAATGTATCATTTCATCACAATGCAGCGAATTACAAAAAGCTCCAGTATAATGGCATCTCTCATTTAAGATAAATGCTTCATATTCCAGACTTTCCATTTTGCTATTACTTATACATGATTCCATATCTTCGATTGAATTCTTTCTATGAAATATATATCGTGATATACCAAGCTTATTAAAAAAGTCAATGGAAAGACGATTTAATTCAGCACATTCACCACTTAAATGTACAGAGCATTTTATATTCTTTTCTTTTAAATATAGTATAAGTGCAATGTCTGCTATAATAAAATCATTAAATCCAATATCTATTAAAGCTTTTATCATTTTAGCTATCATTTCATATTGTTCTTCAAGATAATATAAATAATTAAAAGTTATACTCACCGGTACCTTATATATATCAACCATTTTTTTAAGTATCTTCATGTCTTCAAAAGATCCTATCTGAATGTTATAGTAAAGCACTTCTCTTCTATTTAACGGAAACAAATTACTATATTTCTTATTCCATTCATACGGAACATATCCACAAAATACTTCATCTGCTCCAGCTTTCACAAGGGTTATATAATCATCAATAGATCCTAGTCCTGCTACTATCTTCATTACGTTTTCCTCCTAAGCCACTATCAAATAAATAACGAGTCCACTTGCAAGGCTATTTCCCATCATGCTACGTCAACAAAATGTCCTAATAGGCTTGGCTATGAGCTCATTTTATTTCCTGCCCTGATGAAAAATATCCATTGCAATTTTGGACTTGTTATTTATTTTCATGTGCCTAAACACATGAAAAAACAATAGACAAGTATATTAATCTATTACCTTCTTTATTACGCCTATATCATATAAAATTTAAAACTATTCTATCTATCCCATTACTTATATAATACTCTAATTCTTTTGGATCTTTAAGCAAAGTATCATCAAAAGCAAATAAAGAATTATATATTCCAACCATTTTTAAATGCTTTGGATAAGCAAAAACATAATCAGTGCAGTACTTTTGGCAGCCATCAACAAGTTTCTGATTTCCTCTATCAAAGCTCTCACACATTGCATATAGGGGACAATATTGTGAGGTATTTGTTACATAAAACGGAATATGCATACTATTATGTCCTTCTGCAATAGCTATTCTATAACCACAATTTTCATATTCATATCGTTCTATTTTACATTCTTTCAAAAAGCTATTAAAAATTGAACTATTAAGGCTATTTTCTGCCATAAGCTTTTTATTTTCCATATATACTTTCTTATAAATATATCTTGGATCTTTTTTTCGCTTATTTAATAACACTCCTAGTGACAACTTTAAATAATCAGTTTTATCTTCAAGCAGCTTAAGCATTCCAAAATCATTTACTATAATCTCTATTGATTTATTATTTTCATTACACCAGCTGTATACCTTATCTATAATATCCTTTGTTTTTTCTATAAAGCAATCTCTCATATATGTAAAACATAGTGTTATTTGAAGTTCTTCCCGCTTAGCTTTCTGCATCATATTCATTAACAGTTTTACTTCTGGAAATAAATTATGGCAAAATTCATTTCCAATATAAAGTCTGTTTATATCCTTTTGAAATAACTTATGATTGTCTACAAAATTTTCTTTTAAATAACTATTCTTAAATGCTTCTATATTATTATCTCTATACTCTTTATACAAAATATAATTATCTAAAGTGATAGCTAATTCTATTGAATCTAGAGAATTCTCATTATAGTCTGAATAATTTAGCTTTGACAGCCAGTCTTTTTTCTGCTCTAAATAATATTCATAAAAGTCATAATCAAGTTCTGCTGGATAATCAACCATTTCCTTTGAAAATTCATTACTATCCCCAAAGGTTTTTAATGTAATATAGTTTGAATAATTTTTAAAAATCTTTCTTACATTAATTAAATATTCCTGTGATTTGATATCAAAAATATAAGTTAAATCAAAATCACCTTTTCTTTTTTCTAAAATACTATAATTTTCTATCATTATTTCTTCATATCTACACTCATCAAATATATAAAATACTACTTTTATGCAATCTATTTTACTTATTTCCTCAGCGGTGCGCACAGTTAGTCTTTTAGGAGATATTTTTAATATGCGTACTTCTTTGTCATCTAATAAACAACTTACAAGCCCAGATGGCAATAATTCAACTTCTTCTGGTTCCAATATAATACCTCCTAAAATAATGTCATATCCTTTAACTTTTTTTCAAATGATTTTAAGTTTATTTTTCCATTAATTATTCCCTTTAAATTTATCATTTTATATATGTTGCAATTGATTTTCCACATTTAACCTCTGGATATTTATTTAGGGGATAGACATCCTAAATGTAATTTTATTATTGCAATATATATATTATTTATCTCCTAGAATTTCAAGTATTCCAGTATATAAATAACTAACATAAGGATCATCATCTTTGTTGCTTAATATAATAATTGAATATTTCTTATAAATATTTCTTCCTATATAGGAAGTATATCCTGGAAGATTTCCAATATGAGAAACAACTTTATTCCCTTCGACACTTTCATCAATAGACCACCCATACCCATAACTGGTTATTCCAGGAGTAAACATTTCGTTTAAGGATGTTCTATTAATTATTTTTTCTGCAAATAAAGCCTGCTCCCATTTATATAAATCTTCAGTAGTTGAACATATCTCTCCAGCCGAAGCTATGATTGGTCCTTCTTCATCAATCGCCTTTTCGTATTCATTGTTCTTTGCATCTATTCTAGAATAGCCAATGGCTTTATTCTTTATTGTATCCTTATTGCTTAAAAAACCTGTATTAGTTAAATTTAAAGGTTTTAATATATTTTCTTCTATATAGTCTTCATATTTTTTTTGGGATACTTTTTCTATTATATATCCAAGTAATATATAATTTGAATTGCTATACCCAAATTCTGTTCCAGGTTCAAAATCAAGCGGTTCATTTTTAAATAATTCGATGAGTTCTTCCAAAGTAAATGAATCATTTTCACTCTCTATAGATTCAGCTGAATCTACGTAATCATGAATTCCTGACGAATGGTTAAGAAGATTATAAATTTTTATTTTATCTCCCTCAGGATAATCCGGAATATATTTACTGAGAGGATCTTGAACACTTAAAAGATTCTTTTCTTGAAGCATTAAAATTGCTGTTGCTGTAAACTGTTTTGTTAACGATGCAATTTCAAAAACTGTCTGCGTTGTATTTTCAATGTTATTGTCATAATCAGCCATTCCAAATGCTTTATTTAATATTATGTTGCTACCATCTGAGACGAGAATTGCGCCATTAAACTCATTATCCTTAGAATAATTATTAATATAATCAATTATTTTTGCTTGAGTATTTTTACTAATCCCATTTGTGCTTTCTTTTAAACCAGTCGTCTCATTTCCTTCATTATTATTCACACTTACACATCCATTTAATAATAATAAATTGACAATTATTAAACATGTTACATATAATATAAATTTTTTTATCATCCTTATATTCCTCAAACCTAAAAATGCAATAATACCTAATTTTCATTTAAGTACAATATTGTTATTTTTCTTCTAACTTTCTCATATTATAACATAATTCTTCTTCAAAATATTCTTTAAGGCTAACTTTCTTGTTCATGTGTAAATACATTAATACTTAATTTATATCTATAAATAAAACACTAACGAAAATCCAAATGTTAGATCTTCGTTAGTGTTATTGTTTATTATTATTTTACAATTGTTACTGTATTCTCTTTTAACATCTTCTTCACTGGCTTTATGCCGTCTATGTAACCAACACATAGTGAGCCGCAAACCTTATGCTTTTCTGGAATTCCAAGACGTGTTAATAAGCTTCTTACATTTTCATCGCCATCAAACCAAGTTATTTGATTTATCCAGCATGCTCCAAGTTCTAAGAAATTTGCAGTTAAGAGCATGTTTTCTATGGCGCAGGCGCTATCTGCCATTGCATTACTATAAGTGCAATCATTAGATACTATAACTACAGTTGGAGCCCCGTAATAAAAACTGTAGTCATCATTTTTTGAAGCAATTTTGCCAGTTTTTTTGCTTTTATACGTATTTTCATCTACTTCTAGTCTTTCAAAAGCTGCTTTAATATATCTATTTAATTCTAAAAGAATTTCATTATTCTGAACCACTGTAAAATGCCATGTCTGAGAGTTTCCTCCACTAGGTGCATGCTTTCCTGCATCTAAGATTGTATATAAATCCTCGTCTTTTATTTGTTCTTTTTTATATTTTCTTATACTTCTTCTCGACTTTATATTTTGAATCACATTTTCCATATTAGTCCTCCTTTTTTAATAATTATATTCCATATTATTTTAACTCTAAATAGCATCTATTAACTACTTCTTTAATTTCTGAAGCTAATTCAATTTCCGATGAAATAATTAGCTGATTCATAAAATTATTATTAAAGATTTGACAGCAAAAATAATTACCGATTTCATCTATATCTTCATAATTTCTCTCTAACTTTTGAAGCAACGCTTCCTCACAGAGTCCAGTTTTATCTATAAAATAATATATATTAAGTTTATTTATGTACTTCTCTATATCCTTAAAATTATCTTTATTAACAACAAATCCAATAATATAATCTTTATCAGTTTTCTTAGATCCTTTTTTAATAGTCAAACCAAACATCGATATTTCTGGTATTTTCTTTATCTCAATTTTTTTATATACTATGTCTATACTATCTAATCTCTCTATTATTTCCTCAAATGTAATTTCTGATTCTTCCTGAGCTCCATTATATAATAGTTTAGAATCTATGACTCCCAGACATAGATTATTTCCAATCAGCTCTTTTAAAACATTTACATTAAACTCATCTTTTTGTTCTATCTCATAATATTCTATAAGGCTCTTAAATTTATTTCCATCTTCTTTATTTTTTACTTTTAATCTGCTTCTACTAAATAAAGACATGCTACCCTTCTCCTTTAACAAATAATAAGATTATTATAGCATATTCCAAAAGCCGCCACGTAAATAAATATTACATTTCTTCAGGCCGCCCCACGTTTAACTAATGAATGATATAATTAATTAAAATAACTCATGAAAATCTACACTATAAGAACTTTCATGAGTTATATGATGAATGCAAAACTCAATTTTTAAAATAATATACTTGCAGTTACTATTTAATTTACTGAATTTCCTCCTACAGATACTAAATCAGATTG harbors:
- a CDS encoding MFS transporter — protein: MTNSKSHKWSILLVVTLVSFITNLDSTIVIIGLPKMMEGLNISVTSGLWIITGYIIASTVLILPAGKWADTVGTKRIFMLGLIIFAFGTILCGIASSGLTLNLYRLIQGGGAALAMATATPTIIKTFHNSELGLALSINATSWVIGAIIGPVAGGALISSFGWRSIFFITVPFVFLCIIGAFLVMEETKPNINQKNDWIGILTFSLGLILTMIVLSEGQSLGWVSYKTLGLYIVTILLWIAFIITELRVENPLFNFKLLLYRNYSIGLVITLCYCIAYFSLPLLLSIYLQSALHLSPTMSGLLMISLSVPQLILGPFAGKLVDHIGSLKTLTFGIVFLIIGIFFLGNLGGELSIKAIVAPLILLSIANGLAWPSLAKTVLSAVPKEQAGSASGMHYTIMNVGKALSQTLVILTIEMIIPADVVSKAIIGIGNLNIININGNLVNSIDSSFKFFTVFFIAALILSFILLYLKSKSSSVNEEAASNL
- a CDS encoding LysR family transcriptional regulator, producing MESSELRIFRAVAQAGSITKAAQALGYVQSNVTARIQQLESDLNTQLFYRQRGMILTPTGEKLLAYAEKIIYLLDEADKALNDCCDPSGSLSIGAVHTVSAIRLPEILSQYHKAYPKVDLSLITSQSDELIYKIKHFQLDGAFVKAQSFSDENIVSELVVEETLVLISSPKYDNIEDLYSKPFLMSTAGCPNRTQLENWLKSKSIHNIRYMEFNNLTSIIEGVIADLGASFVPKSTIEYYEKKGLLKSFSVPDKYNTTKTFFIRRKDSLMTSSLSKFIEIIELNTPYKRI
- a CDS encoding U32 family peptidase, translating into MKIVAGLGSIDDYITLVKAGADEVFCGYVPYEWNKKYSNLFPLNRREVLYYNIQIGSFEDMKILKKMVDIYKVPVSITFNYLYYLEEQYEMIAKMIKALIDIGFNDFIIADIALILYLKEKNIKCSVHLSGECAELNRLSIDFFNKLGISRYIFHRKNSIEDMESCISNSKMESLEYEAFILNERCHYTGAFCNSLHCDEMIHLCKMPYHLSKVSKYANNFKDVERKIEVYYQEQENNNNEEFYVEDQCDMENEIEDSYVLGSTGCGLCSLKRLKKAGVTHLKVVGRGNSIENMKRDVENLKIAINMLEDIEDSSTYEKRVKDKLFNGKCNGQCYY
- a CDS encoding serine hydrolase domain-containing protein — protein: MNNNEGNETTGLKESTNGISKNTQAKIIDYINNYSKDNEFNGAILVSDGSNIILNKAFGMADYDNNIENTTQTVFEIASLTKQFTATAILMLQEKNLLSVQDPLSKYIPDYPEGDKIKIYNLLNHSSGIHDYVDSAESIESENDSFTLEELIELFKNEPLDFEPGTEFGYSNSNYILLGYIIEKVSQKKYEDYIEENILKPLNLTNTGFLSNKDTIKNKAIGYSRIDAKNNEYEKAIDEEGPIIASAGEICSTTEDLYKWEQALFAEKIINRTSLNEMFTPGITSYGYGWSIDESVEGNKVVSHIGNLPGYTSYIGRNIYKKYSIIILSNKDDDPYVSYLYTGILEILGDK
- a CDS encoding nitroreductase family protein, whose product is MENVIQNIKSRRSIRKYKKEQIKDEDLYTILDAGKHAPSGGNSQTWHFTVVQNNEILLELNRYIKAAFERLEVDENTYKSKKTGKIASKNDDYSFYYGAPTVVIVSNDCTYSNAMADSACAIENMLLTANFLELGACWINQITWFDGDENVRSLLTRLGIPEKHKVCGSLCVGYIDGIKPVKKMLKENTVTIVK